The DNA window CGCGCTGCTGCTGGTCAAAACCGGAGACGCACGCACCGCGCAGGCGGCCTGAGGTCGTCCTACAACGCTGCCCTGCCGGGGCAGCGTGAATCAATCATCTTCCTGCGCGTTGCCGTGTCAAACGGCTTATCTTTGTGCTTGCTTATCAAGTTTTATAGTTGTACGATGACATACGACTAAGGTGATCTCGTGGAGACCGAGAGATCATCACCAAAAACCAAAACATAAGTGATGCCATGAACCTGAGCGAGCCAGTAACTCCGCATGCGGTGGGCCAATCCGTCGGTAAATACCGATGGACCATCTGTGCACTGTTGTTTTTTGCCACCACCGTCAACTACCTGGACCGCCAGGTACTGAGCCTGCTGGCCCCGGACCTGTCCAAGGAATTCGGCTGGACCAACACCGACTACGCCAACATCGCCGCCGCCTTCCAGTTCGTCTACGCGATCTCGATGCTGTTCGCCGGCCGCGTGGTCGACAAGATCGGCACCAAGGCCGCCTACGTGCTGGCCATCGTCATCTGGTCGCTGGGCGCCATCCTGCACGCGTTCTCGGTGCCGATGGGCGAGGGCGCGGCCGTCATCGGCGCCGCCTTCGGCGTGGTGCTGGTGCCGTCGATCATCGGCTTCATGATCTCGCGCGCGGTGCTGGCGGTCGGCGAGGCCGGCAACTTCCCGGCCGCGATCAAGGCCACCGCCGAATACTTCCCGAAGAAGGAACGCTCCTTCGCCACCGGCATCTTCAACTCCGGCGCCAACGTCGGCGCCATCCTGGCGCCGATCACGGTGCCGCTGATCGCCGCCGCGTGGGGCTGGCAGTCGGCCTTCGTCATCATCGGCGCGCTGGGCTTCCTGTGGATGGCGGTGTGGCTGTGGCTGTATGAAAAGCCGGAGCAGCAAAAGCGCCTGTCCAAGGCCGAGCTGGCCTACATCCGCAGCGATTCGGTGCAGCCGGTCGAGAAAACCGAAGAAGCGTCGGCCGCCGCCGCCAAAAAAGTATCGTGGTTCCAGCTGCTCAAATACCGCCAGACCTGGGCCTTCGCCTTCGGTAAATTCATGACCGACGGCGTCTGGTGGTTCTTCCTGTTCTGGCTGCCGACCTACCTGTCGGCGCAATACGGCATGAAGGGCGACGCCATCATCGTGCCGCTGGCCGTGTTGTACAGCATGACGATGATCGGCTCGATCGGCGGCGGCTGGTTCCCCAGCTACTTCATGTCGCGCGGCTACGCGCCGTACGACGGCCGCATGAAAGCCATGCTGGTGATCGCCTTCTTCCCGCTGGTGGTGCTGCTGGCGCAACCGCTCGGCGCGATCAGCTTCTGGGTGCCGGTGCTGCTGATCGGCGTGGGCGCCTCGGCGCACCAGGCCTGGTCGGCCAACATCTTCACCACCGTGTCGGACATGTTCCCGCAAAAATCGGTGGCCTCGGTGATCGGCATCGGCGGCATGGCCGGCGGCATCGGCGGCGTGGCGCTGACCAAGTTGGGAGGCTGGGTGTTCGACTACTACAAATCGGTCAACGACATCCGCACCGGCTACATGATCATGTTCGGCATCTGCGCGCTGGCCTACCTGGTGGCGTGGTGCGTGATGAAGGCGCTGGTGCCGCGCCACAAGGAAATCACCGACCTGTAAGCGGGCCGGACAGGACTGCGCCGGCTCCCCGCCGGCGCCGTTGATCGGGAGGGCGGGGGCGCGTGCTAATATCCCCGCTTTGGCGCCGCGCCAACCCCACAGCCCGATCATGAAAAAAAATGTAGCAACCATCCGCGACG is part of the Oxalobacteraceae bacterium OTU3CAMAD1 genome and encodes:
- a CDS encoding MFS transporter, with product MNLSEPVTPHAVGQSVGKYRWTICALLFFATTVNYLDRQVLSLLAPDLSKEFGWTNTDYANIAAAFQFVYAISMLFAGRVVDKIGTKAAYVLAIVIWSLGAILHAFSVPMGEGAAVIGAAFGVVLVPSIIGFMISRAVLAVGEAGNFPAAIKATAEYFPKKERSFATGIFNSGANVGAILAPITVPLIAAAWGWQSAFVIIGALGFLWMAVWLWLYEKPEQQKRLSKAELAYIRSDSVQPVEKTEEASAAAAKKVSWFQLLKYRQTWAFAFGKFMTDGVWWFFLFWLPTYLSAQYGMKGDAIIVPLAVLYSMTMIGSIGGGWFPSYFMSRGYAPYDGRMKAMLVIAFFPLVVLLAQPLGAISFWVPVLLIGVGASAHQAWSANIFTTVSDMFPQKSVASVIGIGGMAGGIGGVALTKLGGWVFDYYKSVNDIRTGYMIMFGICALAYLVAWCVMKALVPRHKEITDL